One genomic window of Actinoalloteichus hoggarensis includes the following:
- a CDS encoding metal ABC transporter permease produces MTGGVLGLSYAASVVIGGSALLGAVAGFLGPFAVLRGRSMFGDAMSHGTLPGVVLAFMVAGVKDAPILLIGAALSAILAALAMIGLERAGRVGPDVAIGVVLSAAFALGIVLLTRLSAEGAGGRSGMEEYLFGQAAGLVVGDLVVAAIVGALAFGAVLVWFRLLRTAIFDPGFAAVAGAPSWAVDVLTTTLLVVGIVLGVRTVGAILMVALLVAPTVAARQLTTRLSTLVPAAGLIGAAAGGLGAFVSGTADLPTGPVIVLLATAAALASVLFAPRRGVLPRALSSRRRRPTNSGPDPLYAAAARPAAPRAAGPPSDEVPSSGAVPRSGEDGR; encoded by the coding sequence ATGACCGGCGGCGTCCTCGGCCTGTCCTATGCCGCCTCCGTCGTGATCGGCGGTTCCGCGCTGCTGGGCGCGGTGGCCGGGTTCCTCGGGCCCTTCGCCGTGCTCCGGGGGCGGAGCATGTTCGGCGACGCGATGAGCCACGGAACCCTGCCCGGCGTCGTGCTCGCCTTCATGGTCGCCGGAGTCAAGGACGCCCCGATCCTGTTGATCGGAGCCGCCCTCTCGGCGATCCTCGCCGCGCTGGCCATGATCGGCCTGGAACGGGCGGGCCGGGTCGGCCCGGACGTCGCGATCGGCGTGGTGCTCTCCGCCGCCTTCGCCCTCGGCATCGTCCTGCTCACCAGGCTCTCCGCCGAAGGCGCGGGCGGGCGGAGCGGAATGGAGGAGTACCTCTTCGGACAGGCCGCGGGCCTCGTGGTCGGCGATCTGGTCGTCGCCGCGATCGTCGGGGCCCTCGCGTTCGGCGCGGTGCTGGTCTGGTTCCGGCTGCTGCGGACGGCGATCTTCGATCCCGGCTTCGCCGCCGTGGCGGGGGCGCCTAGCTGGGCGGTGGACGTCCTGACGACCACGCTGCTGGTCGTCGGGATCGTCTTGGGCGTGCGCACCGTGGGGGCGATCCTGATGGTCGCCCTGCTCGTCGCGCCCACCGTGGCCGCGCGCCAGCTCACGACCAGGCTGTCCACGCTGGTGCCCGCGGCCGGCCTGATCGGTGCGGCGGCGGGCGGGCTCGGCGCCTTCGTCTCCGGCACCGCCGACCTGCCGACCGGGCCGGTCATCGTGCTGTTGGCGACCGCCGCCGCGCTCGCCTCGGTGCTGTTCGCGCCGCGTCGCGGGGTGCTGCCGCGGGCCCTCTCCTCGCGACGGCGACGTCCGACGAATTCGGGTCCGGACCCGCTCTACGCGGCAGCCGCACGTCCGGCCGCCCCTCGCGCCGCCGGACCGCCGTCGGACGAGGTTCCGTCGAGTGGGGCCGTGCCCCGGTCCGGGGAAGACGGACGATGA